In Stigmatella aurantiaca, one DNA window encodes the following:
- a CDS encoding lytic transglycosylase domain-containing protein — protein MKWSSLVAGLVSGVALAQSPETLEAVRLHKPEARALVQADLQACEAHRCAQAGRIALLAATLALSDGEASEARGLLEAHPAPPLLEPFHAYYRGQALFYAGEAAEAAQAFALAAKKAPPSLAPRAKARLGEALLRAGKTAQAAPVLELAATQTPSAELLYERALARGAKGLADGARADLRTVALRYPTHPYADEALTRLELLNPPAWLTLEEHLRRARAFLDAGQASRALEELQKATAHRPAETPLERARLALARAQTLFALGRTEEAEKALAEARKGPAETAAEAELLVARRALRANKNDQARELMAALDRTYPQEPAGDEGGFFAGWLDLQAGRFEAAVKAFALYEQRHPRSRRRDEGLWFRALALLRLERYPEAREALALLVSGSPKSSLVPQARYWMARSQELGGATVAITAPAYEGVISSAPASFYALLASERLKALGRTPPVAFPSPPRQLLVPRPPELELAVALSEAGLFPDAAEEVESRVSRIRSAEQALPFAHALLQLGEFGHAHAVAARHLWGRAFGARTPDALAVFYPRAFASAVEAAATRHAVEPSLVWAIMRRESAFRPEVASAADARGLMQLIPPTGTAIAQHLSEPTPNPADLFAPDLNIRYGAWYLSQLMKRFSHPVLAAAAYNAGPKAAIKWAQEKGSLPLDLFIEEIPFRETRGYVKQVVADLYLYRTFYGQGALPPLTMTVPAPAVEGVGF, from the coding sequence ATGAAGTGGAGCAGCTTGGTGGCGGGGCTGGTCTCGGGCGTGGCCCTGGCGCAGTCGCCGGAAACGTTGGAGGCCGTGCGGCTGCACAAGCCGGAGGCCCGGGCCCTTGTCCAGGCGGACCTTCAGGCCTGCGAGGCCCACCGGTGCGCCCAGGCGGGCCGCATCGCCCTCCTGGCCGCGACGCTGGCCCTCTCCGACGGCGAGGCCTCCGAGGCCCGGGGGCTGCTGGAGGCTCACCCCGCCCCGCCGCTGCTGGAGCCCTTCCACGCGTATTACCGGGGCCAGGCGCTGTTCTACGCGGGCGAGGCGGCCGAGGCCGCCCAGGCGTTCGCGCTCGCCGCGAAGAAGGCCCCCCCTTCCCTGGCCCCTCGCGCGAAGGCGAGGCTGGGAGAGGCCCTCCTGCGCGCGGGCAAGACGGCCCAGGCGGCGCCGGTGCTGGAGCTTGCCGCGACGCAGACGCCTTCGGCGGAGCTGCTCTATGAGCGGGCCCTGGCCCGGGGTGCCAAGGGGCTCGCCGACGGGGCCCGCGCGGACCTGCGCACGGTGGCGCTGCGCTATCCCACCCACCCCTATGCGGACGAGGCCCTCACGCGGCTGGAGCTGCTCAACCCTCCGGCCTGGCTGACCCTGGAGGAGCATTTGCGCCGGGCCCGGGCGTTCCTGGACGCCGGCCAGGCTTCCCGCGCGCTGGAGGAGCTGCAGAAGGCCACGGCACACCGCCCCGCGGAGACCCCGCTGGAACGCGCGAGGTTGGCGCTCGCCCGGGCACAGACGCTGTTCGCCCTGGGGCGCACAGAGGAGGCCGAGAAGGCGCTCGCCGAGGCCCGCAAAGGGCCTGCCGAGACGGCCGCCGAGGCGGAGCTGCTGGTGGCCCGCCGCGCCCTCCGGGCCAACAAGAATGACCAGGCCCGCGAGCTGATGGCGGCGCTGGACCGCACCTATCCCCAGGAGCCCGCGGGGGATGAGGGAGGCTTCTTCGCGGGGTGGTTGGACCTGCAGGCCGGCCGCTTCGAGGCGGCGGTGAAGGCCTTCGCGCTCTACGAACAGCGCCACCCGCGCTCGCGGCGCCGGGACGAGGGGCTGTGGTTCCGCGCCCTGGCCCTGCTGCGCCTGGAGCGCTACCCCGAGGCGCGCGAGGCCCTGGCCCTGCTCGTCTCGGGCTCGCCCAAGAGCAGCCTCGTGCCCCAGGCGCGCTACTGGATGGCCCGCAGCCAGGAACTGGGCGGGGCCACCGTGGCCATCACCGCGCCCGCCTATGAAGGGGTGATTTCCTCCGCCCCCGCGTCGTTCTATGCGCTGCTGGCCTCCGAGCGCCTCAAGGCCCTGGGCCGCACGCCCCCCGTGGCCTTCCCCTCGCCGCCCCGGCAGCTGCTGGTTCCCCGGCCCCCCGAGCTGGAGCTCGCGGTGGCGCTCAGCGAGGCGGGCCTCTTCCCGGACGCGGCCGAGGAGGTGGAATCGCGGGTCTCTCGCATCCGCTCCGCGGAGCAGGCCCTGCCCTTCGCGCACGCGCTCCTGCAACTGGGCGAGTTCGGCCATGCCCATGCCGTCGCCGCGCGGCACCTGTGGGGGCGGGCCTTTGGCGCCCGGACCCCGGATGCGCTGGCGGTCTTCTATCCGCGCGCCTTCGCCTCGGCGGTGGAGGCGGCGGCCACGCGCCACGCGGTGGAGCCCTCGCTCGTCTGGGCCATCATGCGCCGGGAGAGCGCCTTCCGCCCGGAGGTGGCCAGCGCCGCGGACGCCCGCGGGCTGATGCAGCTCATTCCCCCCACCGGCACCGCCATCGCCCAGCACCTGTCCGAGCCCACGCCCAACCCGGCGGACCTCTTCGCCCCGGACCTCAACATCCGCTACGGCGCCTGGTACCTCTCGCAGCTCATGAAGCGCTTCTCCCACCCCGTGCTCGCCGCGGCGGCCTACAACGCGGGCCCCAAGGCGGCCATCAAATGGGCTCAGGAGAAGGGCAGCCTGCCCCTGGATCTCTTCATCGAGGAGATTCCCTTCCGGGAGACGCGGGGCTACGTGAAGCAGGTGGTGGCGGACCTGTACCTGTACCGCACCTTCTACGGGCAGGGCGCGCTGCCGCCGCTGACGATGACGGTGCCCGCTCCGGCCGTGGAGGGCGTAGGCTTCTGA
- the cmk gene encoding (d)CMP kinase has translation MSSRPFIVAIDGPAGAGKSTVSKLLARRLGFALVDTGAIYRCVALMAQREGIAFDDDAQLEALLGRIHIHFQVVGEENHVLLDGQDVSSEIRAPEVSMNASQVSSRPVVRTGLLALQRRLALEAEKGAILEGRDIGTVVFPDADAKFFLEASSEIRARRRYEELFQKGVERSLEDVLADQIQRDRDDSTRAVAPLKAAEDAVRVDSSVLPLSEVVHQMEHEIQRRLTQRG, from the coding sequence GTGAGCTCACGGCCTTTCATCGTCGCCATCGACGGCCCGGCGGGGGCCGGCAAGTCCACGGTCTCCAAGCTGCTGGCGCGCCGGCTCGGCTTCGCGCTGGTGGACACGGGCGCCATCTACCGCTGCGTGGCGCTGATGGCCCAGCGCGAGGGCATCGCCTTCGACGACGACGCCCAGCTGGAGGCCCTGCTGGGGCGCATCCACATCCACTTCCAGGTGGTGGGCGAGGAGAACCACGTCCTCCTGGACGGCCAGGACGTGTCCTCGGAGATCCGCGCGCCCGAGGTCTCCATGAACGCCTCCCAGGTCTCCAGCCGCCCGGTGGTCCGCACGGGGCTGCTGGCGCTGCAGCGCCGGTTGGCGCTGGAGGCGGAGAAGGGAGCCATCCTGGAGGGCCGGGACATTGGCACCGTGGTGTTCCCGGACGCGGACGCCAAGTTCTTCCTGGAGGCCTCGTCGGAGATCCGCGCTCGCCGCCGCTACGAGGAGCTGTTCCAGAAGGGCGTCGAGCGCAGCCTCGAAGACGTGCTGGCCGATCAGATCCAGCGGGACCGGGACGACTCGACCCGCGCCGTGGCGCCGCTCAAGGCCGCCGAGGATGCCGTGCGGGTGGACTCCAGCGTCCTGCCGCTGTCCGAGGTGGTGCACCAGATGGAGCATGAGATCCAGCGGCGGCTCACGCAGCGCGGCTGA